The proteins below come from a single Myxococcales bacterium genomic window:
- a CDS encoding energy transducer TonB, translating to MFGGFEQAKDGKARKRWFASAGTSLGVYVVVGIGLVILAKQTVARAKEEPPIDVTFRAAPDVPEVKDDAPPPPPPPPTNRPKVKRPGKVAPSAPVDIPDARPDEGTPTGAIETGAAEEYGDGDGEVGEPRTPPPPPPPPPPPPPPPPPPPPPVDEAEVVVAPVPLTGNARPAFPEEARKKGLQGDVILKVRISATGEVVDVQLIRGDEPFASVAMAAVRTWRYRPALIDGKPSAFTRRVQIPFRIRR from the coding sequence ATGTTCGGAGGCTTTGAACAGGCCAAGGATGGCAAGGCCCGCAAGCGCTGGTTCGCCTCGGCGGGCACGTCGCTGGGCGTCTACGTCGTCGTCGGCATCGGCCTCGTCATCCTCGCCAAGCAGACCGTGGCGCGGGCCAAGGAGGAGCCGCCGATCGACGTCACCTTCCGCGCCGCGCCCGACGTGCCCGAGGTCAAGGACGACGCGCCGCCGCCGCCGCCGCCGCCGCCGACCAACCGGCCCAAGGTCAAGCGCCCCGGCAAGGTCGCGCCGAGCGCCCCGGTCGACATCCCCGACGCGCGCCCCGACGAGGGCACGCCGACCGGCGCGATCGAGACCGGCGCCGCCGAGGAGTACGGCGACGGCGACGGCGAGGTCGGTGAGCCGCGGACGCCACCGCCGCCACCGCCGCCACCGCCGCCGCCACCGCCACCGCCGCCGCCGCCGCCACCCCCGGTCGACGAGGCCGAGGTCGTGGTCGCGCCGGTGCCGCTCACCGGCAACGCGCGGCCGGCGTTCCCCGAGGAGGCGCGCAAGAAGGGCCTGCAGGGCGACGTCATCCTGAAGGTGCGCATCTCCGCGACCGGCGAGGTCGTCGACGTCCAGCTGATCCGCGGCGACGAGCCGTTCGCCTCGGTCGCGATGGCGGCGGTGCGGACGTGGCGCTACCGCCCGGCCCTCATCGACGGCAAGCCCAGCGCGTTCACCCGCCGCGTCCAGATCCCATTCCGCATCCGCCGCTAG
- a CDS encoding MotA/TolQ/ExbB proton channel family protein: MSFNLADVFKHMQPFAMAIVAVLLLMAMAALSVFVERIWVFFKSRRMAKRFGAAAAGALDRRDLAGLIKLSDQYDGCHLATMLTAGTRTYLGALAKPGELDPVELTRRELTRQADAVSADVRRGMSILASVGSVAPFVGLLGTVIGIIGAFQGIAAEGSGGLGAVSAGISEALVVTAIGLVVAIPSVLAFNSLSSRADNLLLALDQSRGEFIDYLENQGSADVGGGLRAPRTDDAHRPLTVEARASASA; this comes from the coding sequence ATGAGCTTCAACCTCGCAGATGTCTTCAAGCACATGCAGCCCTTCGCCATGGCGATCGTCGCCGTGCTGCTGCTCATGGCGATGGCCGCGCTGTCGGTCTTCGTCGAGCGGATCTGGGTGTTCTTCAAGTCGCGCCGCATGGCCAAGCGCTTCGGCGCCGCGGCCGCGGGCGCGCTCGACCGCCGCGATCTGGCGGGGCTGATCAAGCTGTCCGATCAGTACGACGGCTGCCACCTGGCGACCATGCTCACCGCCGGCACCCGCACCTACCTCGGCGCGCTCGCCAAGCCCGGCGAGCTCGATCCGGTCGAGCTGACCCGGCGCGAGCTGACCCGCCAGGCCGACGCGGTGTCGGCCGACGTCCGACGCGGCATGAGCATCCTGGCCTCGGTCGGGTCGGTGGCGCCGTTCGTCGGCCTGCTCGGCACGGTCATCGGCATCATCGGCGCGTTCCAGGGCATCGCCGCCGAGGGCTCGGGCGGCCTGGGCGCGGTCTCGGCCGGCATCTCCGAGGCGCTCGTCGTCACCGCGATCGGCCTGGTCGTGGCGATCCCGTCGGTGCTCGCGTTCAACTCGCTGTCGAGCCGCGCCGACAACCTGCTGCTGGCGCTCGACCAGTCGCGCGGCGAGTTCATCGACTACCTCGAGAACCAGGGCAGCGCCGACGTCGGCGGCGGCCTGCGGGCGCCGCGCACCGACGACGCCCACCGGCCGCTCACCGTGGAGGCTCGCGCCAGT